The following are encoded together in the Pseudodesulfovibrio indicus genome:
- a CDS encoding hydrogenase small subunit, with the protein MPNGNRFDSLKMLAGGKQPSRREFMKFCGLMATFIGMGPAFAPQIAEALTTKKRPSVIYLHCAECTGCTEGLLRAYEPYFDEIIMSTISLDYCETVMAAAGEAAHGALEKAMRNPEGYVCVIEGGIPTYHGGEYGKVGGETMFQLCARVASKAVATIAMGSCASFGGVQAAKPNLSGAKGVNDALAAVGVNAINIAGCPPNPMNFVGTVVHLLTKGMPKLDNWNRPKLFYGDTVHSHCPRQEHFNRGEFAMSFDSPEAKKGWCLYQLGCKGPYTYNNCPTALFNQVNWPVQAGAPCIGCSEPNFWDDYSPFFHPIEDGPKS; encoded by the coding sequence ATGCCTAACGGGAACAGATTCGACTCACTGAAGATGCTGGCGGGCGGGAAGCAGCCCAGCCGACGGGAATTCATGAAATTCTGCGGTCTCATGGCCACGTTCATCGGAATGGGCCCGGCCTTTGCGCCACAGATCGCCGAGGCCCTGACCACCAAGAAGCGGCCCTCGGTCATCTATCTGCACTGCGCCGAGTGCACCGGCTGTACCGAGGGGTTGCTCCGGGCCTACGAACCCTATTTCGACGAGATCATCATGAGCACCATCTCGCTCGACTACTGCGAGACGGTCATGGCCGCCGCCGGAGAAGCGGCCCACGGCGCGCTCGAAAAGGCCATGCGCAATCCCGAGGGATACGTCTGCGTCATCGAGGGCGGCATCCCCACCTACCACGGCGGTGAATACGGCAAGGTGGGCGGCGAGACCATGTTCCAGCTGTGCGCCCGCGTGGCCTCCAAGGCCGTGGCGACCATCGCCATGGGGTCGTGCGCCAGCTTCGGCGGCGTGCAGGCGGCCAAGCCCAACCTGTCCGGGGCCAAGGGAGTCAACGACGCCCTGGCCGCCGTCGGGGTGAATGCCATCAACATCGCGGGCTGCCCGCCCAACCCCATGAACTTCGTCGGCACCGTGGTCCACCTGCTGACCAAGGGCATGCCCAAGCTCGACAACTGGAACCGTCCCAAGCTGTTCTACGGCGACACCGTGCACTCCCATTGCCCGCGCCAGGAGCACTTCAACCGGGGCGAGTTCGCCATGAGCTTCGACAGCCCGGAGGCCAAGAAGGGTTGGTGCCTGTACCAGCTCGGCTGCAAGGGACCGTACACCTACAACAACTGTCCCACCGCCCTGTTCAACCAGGTCAACTGGCCCGTCCAGGCGGGCGCGCCGTGCATCGGATGCAGCGAACCCAACTTCTGGGACGACTACTCGCCGTTCTTCCATCCCATCGAAGACGGACCCAAAAGCTAA
- a CDS encoding cytochrome c3 family protein: MFRKILLTAAAAALAVALVGVALAYEVPDKVKLERPKNNQKLNSWVTAVDFPHGFHAIRVPCNGCHHKETDKTLGKFVGCRQCHSSDDPADANGFYRAWHSDGPPSCLGCHTRMRTEGGKNPVGCTTACHKPS; encoded by the coding sequence ATGTTTCGCAAGATTTTGCTTACGGCGGCAGCGGCAGCCCTCGCTGTAGCCCTGGTCGGAGTTGCCCTGGCCTACGAGGTGCCGGACAAGGTGAAACTGGAACGGCCGAAGAACAACCAAAAGCTGAATTCCTGGGTGACCGCCGTCGACTTCCCCCATGGCTTTCACGCCATCCGGGTTCCCTGCAACGGGTGCCACCACAAGGAAACGGACAAGACGCTGGGGAAGTTCGTGGGCTGTCGCCAATGCCACTCCAGCGACGACCCGGCCGACGCCAACGGCTTCTATCGGGCCTGGCATTCGGACGGCCCGCCCAGCTGTCTCGGCTGCCACACTAGGATGCGCACCGAAGGCGGCAAGAACCCGGTTGGCTGCACCACGGCCTGCCACAAGCCCAGCTAG
- a CDS encoding FAD-dependent oxidoreductase, whose translation MITASVLILLGIGFTSAVILAVASKVLYVYEDPRIAQVESVLAGANCGGCGFPGCAGAAQGVVDGKAGATVCVIGGDAVAEKVAAIMGLEFSSMEKQIAFVDCTGGTRAEEIYEYSGVRDCRAQHMLYSGSKMCPEGCLGFGTCVTACQFGAIEMGPDGYPVVDPNLCTACGGCEQVCPRGVITIWGMSARITHLNLETDCLAPCRQRCPGQINIPRYIEQVSRGDYAGALETIRERIPMPLSIGRVCPHPCEGVCRRGHVDEPVGINMIKRFAADWEMNSGTRLPIPCAPDTGRKVAVVGGGPAGLSAAFFLRRLGHSPTIFESMPKLGGQLRYGIPEYRLPKKVLDWEIQGILDLGIDVRYEQFFGKDFSLNSLHEEGFEAVFLGIGAWMNLNLRIENEDAEGVSTGTEFLTKVGLGMDPGVGRKVVVVGGGNTAIDAARTSLRLGADVTLMYRRTKDEMPANIEEIIGAEEEGVKYLFLAAPTRIVKDEAGRVTHMEYIKMELGEPDDSGRRRPVPIQGSETLLEVDTVFTAIGQKPELSCLYEDGVCPLEETRWRTLAADPDTLQTALPHVFTGGDMHTGPALVITALGEGRKAARSIHQYLNGEGPHVEDRTQRDLLPYTMFTNVPDVGYRERSVMPHLVDCDERSCTFDEIEGALSEQQTKHETCRCLRCGLTCYNRDLADGQECLGGDCVKNQ comes from the coding sequence ATGATCACCGCTTCCGTACTCATCCTTCTCGGCATCGGGTTTACGTCCGCCGTCATCCTGGCCGTGGCCTCCAAGGTACTCTACGTCTATGAGGACCCGCGCATCGCCCAGGTGGAGAGCGTGCTGGCAGGAGCCAACTGCGGCGGCTGCGGCTTTCCCGGCTGCGCTGGCGCGGCCCAGGGCGTGGTGGACGGCAAGGCCGGGGCCACGGTCTGCGTCATCGGCGGCGACGCCGTGGCCGAGAAGGTGGCCGCCATCATGGGGCTGGAATTTTCGTCCATGGAGAAGCAGATAGCCTTTGTGGACTGCACCGGCGGCACCCGCGCCGAGGAAATCTACGAGTACTCAGGGGTCAGGGACTGCCGCGCCCAGCACATGCTCTACTCCGGCTCCAAGATGTGCCCCGAGGGATGTCTCGGCTTCGGCACCTGCGTCACCGCCTGCCAGTTCGGGGCCATCGAGATGGGACCCGACGGCTATCCCGTGGTGGACCCCAACCTGTGCACCGCCTGCGGCGGCTGCGAACAGGTCTGTCCGCGCGGCGTGATCACCATCTGGGGCATGTCCGCGCGCATCACGCACCTCAACCTGGAGACCGACTGCCTGGCCCCCTGCCGCCAGCGCTGCCCCGGCCAGATCAACATTCCCCGGTACATCGAGCAGGTCTCGCGCGGCGACTACGCCGGAGCGCTGGAGACCATCCGCGAACGCATTCCCATGCCGCTGTCCATCGGCCGCGTCTGCCCGCACCCGTGCGAGGGCGTGTGCCGCCGAGGCCACGTGGACGAGCCGGTGGGCATCAACATGATCAAGCGGTTCGCCGCGGACTGGGAGATGAACTCCGGGACCCGGCTGCCCATCCCATGCGCCCCGGACACCGGCCGCAAGGTGGCCGTGGTCGGCGGCGGTCCCGCCGGGCTTTCCGCCGCCTTCTTCCTGCGCCGGCTGGGCCACAGCCCGACCATCTTCGAATCCATGCCCAAGCTCGGCGGCCAGCTGCGCTACGGCATCCCCGAATACCGACTGCCCAAGAAGGTCCTCGACTGGGAGATCCAGGGCATCCTCGACCTCGGCATCGACGTGCGCTACGAGCAGTTCTTCGGCAAGGACTTCTCCCTCAACTCGCTGCACGAGGAAGGGTTCGAGGCCGTATTTCTCGGCATCGGCGCGTGGATGAACCTCAATCTGCGCATCGAGAACGAGGACGCCGAGGGCGTATCCACCGGCACCGAATTCCTGACCAAGGTCGGCCTGGGGATGGACCCCGGCGTGGGCCGCAAGGTCGTGGTCGTGGGCGGCGGCAACACCGCCATCGACGCGGCCCGGACCAGCCTCCGCCTCGGCGCGGACGTGACCCTCATGTACCGCCGGACCAAGGACGAGATGCCCGCCAACATCGAGGAGATCATCGGGGCCGAGGAGGAAGGGGTCAAATACCTGTTCCTGGCCGCGCCCACCCGGATCGTCAAGGACGAGGCCGGGCGCGTCACCCATATGGAATACATCAAGATGGAGCTGGGCGAACCGGACGACTCCGGCCGCCGCAGGCCGGTGCCCATACAGGGCTCCGAAACCCTGCTCGAAGTGGACACCGTGTTCACGGCCATCGGCCAGAAGCCGGAGCTGTCCTGCCTTTACGAGGACGGCGTCTGCCCGCTGGAGGAGACCCGCTGGCGCACCCTGGCGGCCGATCCCGACACCCTCCAGACCGCCCTGCCGCACGTCTTCACCGGCGGCGACATGCACACCGGCCCGGCCCTGGTCATCACCGCCCTGGGCGAGGGACGCAAGGCGGCCCGGTCCATCCACCAGTACCTGAACGGCGAAGGCCCGCACGTGGAGGACCGGACCCAGCGGGACCTGCTCCCCTACACCATGTTCACCAACGTGCCCGACGTCGGGTACCGCGAACGCTCCGTCATGCCCCACCTGGTGGACTGCGACGAGCGCTCCTGCACCTTTGACGAGATCGAGGGCGCGCTCAGCGAACAGCAGACCAAGCACGAGACCTGCCGCTGCCTGCGCTGCGGCCTGACCTGCTACAACCGGGACCTGGCGGACGGCCAGGAGTGCCTCGGCGGGGACTGCGTAAAAAACCAGTAA
- a CDS encoding electron transport complex protein RnfA, with the protein MDYFVLVIAAIFVNNIVLAQYLGNCPFIGTSKNSGVAIGMGLAVVFVAAMAAVITWCVQKFLLSPNDLGYLQTIAFILVIAALVQFVEMFLKKAIPPLYKSLGIFLPLITTNCAVLGIAIICQREEYGLLETLIFSLASGAGFLLALVLLAGIRERLDLARVPMAMKGTPLGLIMAGLMSLAFFAFKGMAS; encoded by the coding sequence ATGGATTACTTCGTCCTCGTCATCGCCGCCATCTTCGTCAACAACATCGTGTTGGCGCAGTACCTGGGCAACTGCCCGTTCATCGGCACGTCCAAGAACTCGGGCGTGGCCATCGGCATGGGGCTGGCCGTGGTCTTCGTGGCCGCCATGGCCGCGGTCATCACCTGGTGCGTGCAGAAATTCCTGCTCTCGCCCAACGACCTCGGCTACCTCCAGACCATCGCCTTCATCCTGGTCATCGCCGCCCTGGTGCAGTTCGTGGAGATGTTCCTGAAAAAGGCGATTCCCCCGCTGTACAAGTCGCTGGGCATCTTCCTGCCGCTGATCACCACCAACTGCGCGGTGCTCGGCATCGCCATCATCTGCCAGCGCGAGGAATACGGGCTGCTTGAAACCCTGATATTTTCCCTGGCCTCGGGCGCGGGCTTCCTGCTCGCCCTGGTGCTCCTGGCGGGCATCCGCGAGCGCCTCGACCTGGCGCGGGTCCCCATGGCCATGAAGGGCACGCCGCTGGGCCTGATCATGGCCGGACTCATGTCCCTGGCCTTTTTCGCCTTCAAGGGCATGGCATCCTAG
- the rsxE gene encoding electron transport complex subunit RsxE produces MSTLWKEFSKGLWHDLPPFKLVLGLCPTLAVTKTAYNGFGMGLAVIFVLALSNLLVSLLRKVIPSKVRIACFIVVAASLVVCVELLMQAYAYPLYLQLGIFVPLIVVNCIILGRAEAFASKNPILLSVADGLGMGLGFTISLTFLGSLRELFGYGTWFGMQVMGDWYKPFGFMVEAPGAFVCLGVLLAGMNALTNWQRKTRGLEAIEGPVHDCKTCGMCAQKPGM; encoded by the coding sequence ATGAGCACATTGTGGAAGGAATTCTCGAAGGGTCTGTGGCACGACCTGCCGCCGTTCAAGCTGGTCCTCGGGCTTTGCCCGACCCTGGCCGTGACCAAGACCGCCTACAACGGCTTCGGCATGGGGTTGGCGGTCATCTTCGTCCTGGCTCTGTCCAACCTGCTGGTCTCGCTGCTGCGCAAGGTCATCCCGTCCAAGGTGCGCATCGCCTGCTTCATCGTGGTCGCCGCCTCGCTCGTGGTCTGCGTGGAGCTGCTCATGCAGGCCTACGCCTACCCGCTCTACCTCCAGCTCGGCATCTTCGTGCCGCTCATCGTGGTCAACTGCATCATCCTGGGCCGCGCCGAGGCGTTCGCCTCCAAGAACCCGATCCTGCTCTCCGTGGCGGACGGGCTGGGCATGGGCTTGGGCTTCACCATCTCGCTGACCTTCCTCGGCTCCCTGCGCGAGCTGTTCGGGTACGGCACCTGGTTCGGCATGCAGGTCATGGGCGACTGGTACAAACCGTTCGGCTTCATGGTCGAGGCCCCGGGCGCGTTCGTCTGCCTGGGCGTGCTCCTGGCGGGCATGAACGCCCTGACCAACTGGCAGCGCAAGACCAGGGGACTGGAGGCCATCGAAGGCCCGGTCCACGACTGCAAGACCTGCGGCATGTGCGCGCAGAAGCCGGGAATGTAG
- the rnfG gene encoding RnfABCDGE type electron transport complex subunit G: MKEMIKMVLVLSLICGLSGLTLATVRQATSARVEEQVLTYVQGPALQQIFSDYDNNPVKDRKTFDLPDGPVTVFPVMKGGKLTGVALETFGKGYGGQVGIMVGFNTEGTKLVGIGTTTLKETPGLGMRLVEPEYRDQFRGHDTKSIALKKNGGDITAISGATISSTGSVAAVNEAVRIFNQIKDRIRSTWAS; this comes from the coding sequence ATGAAAGAAATGATCAAGATGGTCCTTGTCCTGTCGCTGATCTGCGGCCTGTCCGGGCTGACCCTGGCCACCGTGCGCCAGGCCACGTCCGCGCGGGTCGAGGAGCAGGTCCTGACCTATGTCCAGGGACCGGCCCTGCAACAGATCTTCTCCGACTACGACAACAACCCGGTCAAGGACCGCAAGACCTTCGACCTGCCCGACGGGCCGGTGACCGTGTTCCCGGTCATGAAGGGCGGCAAGCTGACCGGCGTGGCGCTGGAGACCTTCGGCAAGGGGTACGGCGGCCAGGTCGGCATCATGGTCGGCTTCAACACCGAAGGCACCAAGCTGGTCGGCATCGGCACCACCACCCTCAAGGAGACGCCCGGCCTGGGCATGCGGCTGGTGGAACCGGAGTACCGCGACCAGTTCCGGGGCCACGACACCAAATCCATCGCCCTGAAGAAGAACGGCGGCGACATCACCGCCATCTCCGGCGCGACCATCTCCTCCACGGGCAGCGTCGCCGCGGTCAACGAGGCGGTTCGGATTTTCAACCAGATCAAGGACAGGATCCGCTCCACGTGGGCGTCCTAG
- a CDS encoding RnfABCDGE type electron transport complex subunit D translates to MLKPLNPILTVAVPPHVHCGRSIQRHMLDNLIALLPAALMAVVVFGAGALRVMALSCAVAVSAEFLLNRIMKREQSVDDLSALLTGLLFAFLLPASAPWWLVAIGAAASIALGKMIFGGLGGNPLCSPLVGWALCRISWASDMDTNATMLMSRLPAPLQQLKYFGMDAATSVSPTDLLLGNQLGGLGEVQVAALLVGGAYLLLRRRISWEIPAGFIAGVLLTALIYQLMDPTVYASPLFHLLAGGAVFGAFFLATDPASSPIGLIPSLLFGLMAGAMVIVIRVYGIYPDGVPFAILLANLFTPLLDRIRPKPFGGPYSFSGTEGA, encoded by the coding sequence ATGCTGAAGCCGCTCAATCCCATCCTGACCGTGGCCGTCCCGCCGCACGTCCATTGCGGCCGGTCCATCCAGAGGCACATGCTCGACAACCTCATCGCGCTCCTGCCCGCCGCGCTCATGGCCGTGGTGGTCTTCGGCGCTGGCGCGCTGCGGGTCATGGCCCTGTCCTGCGCCGTGGCCGTGAGCGCCGAATTCCTGCTCAACCGGATCATGAAGCGCGAGCAGTCCGTGGACGACCTGAGCGCGCTGCTCACCGGCCTGCTCTTCGCCTTTCTGCTGCCCGCCTCGGCCCCCTGGTGGCTGGTGGCCATCGGCGCGGCCGCGTCCATCGCGCTCGGCAAGATGATCTTCGGCGGCCTGGGCGGCAACCCGCTCTGCTCGCCCCTGGTGGGCTGGGCCCTGTGCCGCATCTCCTGGGCGTCCGACATGGACACCAACGCGACCATGCTCATGTCCCGGCTGCCCGCCCCCCTGCAACAACTCAAATACTTCGGCATGGACGCCGCGACCTCGGTCAGCCCCACGGACCTGCTCCTGGGCAACCAGCTGGGCGGCCTGGGCGAAGTCCAGGTGGCGGCGCTCCTGGTGGGCGGCGCATACCTGCTGCTCCGCCGCCGCATCTCCTGGGAAATCCCGGCCGGGTTCATCGCGGGCGTGCTGCTCACGGCCCTGATCTACCAACTCATGGACCCCACGGTCTACGCCTCGCCGCTGTTCCACCTTCTGGCGGGCGGCGCGGTCTTCGGGGCCTTCTTCCTGGCCACGGACCCGGCGTCCTCGCCCATCGGCCTCATCCCGTCGCTGCTCTTCGGGCTGATGGCCGGAGCCATGGTCATCGTCATCCGGGTGTACGGCATCTACCCGGACGGCGTGCCCTTCGCCATCCTCCTGGCCAACCTGTTCACCCCGCTGCTCGACCGCATCCGGCCCAAGCCCTTCGGCGGCCCCTATTCCTTCAGCGGAACGGAGGGCGCGTAA
- a CDS encoding electron transporter RnfC: MTTYNFSLQSGETGPLMTGSRPEELRIPLSGMTPILSVGDQVLSGTKVAVANSPDKGDMHAPLAGTIRAVEPYTMIIEADGRGNAEPQTPCAESGEPLRRWLKAMGVDVTALYRAATLIVNGVPPEPGITVFEPLLRDYRKTLELGLDTAQKIVEPTKMFLVAAKGNRANAFANCTVVHVPPVYPNGLDPLVIKAVTRDEVLPGLRPDNATILSVKDLYFIGRVMETGRPLTETVMTIGGQNHLVRIGTPVGFLAAEAGATVQPGDRVILGGPLRGMAAVNLEQGVDKETTGLTILRPEASLQATDNFCLGCGQCERHCPARIMPGMISRCAEFKQFTRAEAYHIHSCIECGLCGYWCTAGRPLLHYIRLAKYELALLAGARPPAGPDAEELEAQTGGPSC, encoded by the coding sequence ATGACCACTTACAACTTCAGCCTGCAATCCGGGGAGACAGGCCCCCTGATGACGGGGTCCCGTCCCGAAGAGCTGCGCATCCCCCTGTCCGGCATGACCCCGATCCTGTCCGTGGGCGACCAGGTGCTGTCAGGGACCAAGGTGGCCGTGGCCAATTCACCGGACAAGGGCGACATGCACGCCCCCCTTGCCGGGACCATCCGCGCGGTGGAACCGTACACCATGATCATCGAGGCCGACGGCCGGGGCAATGCGGAACCGCAGACCCCGTGCGCCGAGAGCGGCGAGCCCCTGCGCCGCTGGCTCAAGGCCATGGGCGTGGACGTGACCGCGCTCTACCGGGCCGCCACCCTGATCGTCAACGGCGTGCCGCCCGAGCCGGGCATCACCGTGTTCGAACCGCTCCTGCGGGACTATCGCAAGACCCTGGAGCTGGGACTGGACACGGCCCAGAAGATCGTGGAGCCGACCAAAATGTTCCTGGTGGCGGCCAAGGGCAACCGGGCCAATGCCTTTGCCAACTGCACCGTGGTCCACGTGCCGCCCGTCTATCCCAACGGGCTGGACCCGCTGGTGATCAAGGCGGTGACCCGCGATGAGGTCCTGCCGGGCCTCAGACCGGACAACGCCACCATCCTGTCCGTCAAGGACCTCTATTTCATCGGCCGGGTCATGGAGACCGGGCGGCCCCTGACCGAAACGGTCATGACCATCGGCGGCCAGAACCACCTGGTCCGCATAGGGACGCCGGTCGGCTTCCTCGCCGCCGAGGCCGGGGCCACGGTCCAGCCGGGCGACCGCGTCATCCTGGGCGGCCCCCTGCGCGGCATGGCCGCCGTGAACCTTGAGCAGGGCGTGGACAAGGAGACCACCGGGCTGACCATCCTCCGCCCGGAGGCGAGCCTCCAGGCCACCGACAACTTCTGCCTGGGTTGCGGCCAGTGCGAGCGCCACTGTCCCGCCCGGATCATGCCCGGCATGATCAGCCGCTGCGCCGAATTCAAGCAGTTCACGCGCGCCGAGGCATACCACATCCATTCCTGCATCGAGTGCGGGCTGTGCGGCTACTGGTGCACCGCCGGGAGGCCCCTGCTGCACTACATCCGGCTGGCCAAGTACGAACTGGCCCTGCTCGCCGGGGCCAGGCCTCCGGCCGGGCCCGACGCGGAAGAACTCGAGGCGCAGACCGGAGGCCCGTCATGCTGA
- a CDS encoding cytochrome c3 family protein has translation MTGILFLVALGGYLAPAGSGGPPVRVLLENKGGKVILNHADHINDMGGQCADCHHTSGDDANPPACTDCHAAKFDAAFAVNHQTALPETQCGSCHHAGATIDNFSHDDHMGDLTGGDCQACHHDTDIEAKPQACSNCHMDGSNSVPRLRDAAHARCADCHQDFYDDGLKGCANCHVRNPAPARDDEYRPCGACHTVPTDQLVPPSMAAFHGQCRGCHEKNGSGPFADDACDQCHMQ, from the coding sequence GTGACAGGAATCCTCTTTCTCGTCGCCTTGGGCGGCTATCTCGCCCCCGCCGGGTCCGGCGGGCCGCCCGTGCGCGTGCTCCTGGAAAACAAGGGCGGCAAGGTCATCCTGAACCATGCCGACCACATCAACGACATGGGCGGCCAATGCGCCGACTGTCACCACACTTCGGGCGACGACGCCAATCCGCCCGCCTGCACCGACTGCCACGCCGCGAAATTCGACGCGGCCTTCGCCGTCAACCACCAGACCGCGCTCCCCGAAACCCAATGCGGCTCCTGCCACCACGCCGGGGCGACCATCGACAACTTTTCCCACGACGACCACATGGGCGACCTGACCGGCGGGGACTGCCAGGCCTGCCACCACGACACCGACATCGAGGCCAAGCCGCAGGCCTGCTCCAACTGCCATATGGACGGCTCCAACTCCGTCCCCCGGCTGCGCGACGCGGCTCACGCCCGGTGCGCCGACTGCCACCAGGACTTCTACGACGACGGGCTGAAGGGATGCGCCAACTGCCACGTGCGCAACCCCGCCCCGGCCCGGGACGACGAATACCGGCCCTGCGGAGCCTGCCACACCGTGCCCACCGACCAGTTGGTGCCGCCCTCCATGGCCGCCTTCCACGGTCAGTGCCGGGGCTGCCACGAGAAAAACGGCTCCGGTCCGTTCGCCGACGACGCCTGCGACCAATGCCACATGCAATAA
- a CDS encoding potassium:proton antiporter → MLKSLGILAWGGCLMTLAFQGVSWAVTGSWPPITLMTALGRLFGLDLLDIGSTLPLDLAAKATYVLMTTELSLFLWWTGTALFCLMFAFALFVRK, encoded by the coding sequence ATGCTCAAATCACTCGGAATTCTCGCCTGGGGAGGATGCCTGATGACGCTGGCCTTCCAGGGGGTGTCCTGGGCCGTCACCGGTTCCTGGCCGCCGATCACCCTGATGACCGCCCTGGGCAGGCTCTTCGGGCTGGATCTCCTCGATATCGGTTCCACCCTGCCCCTGGACCTGGCGGCCAAGGCCACCTATGTGCTGATGACCACGGAACTTTCCCTGTTCCTTTGGTGGACCGGCACGGCCCTGTTCTGCCTGATGTTCGCGTTCGCCCTGTTTGTCCGGAAATAA
- a CDS encoding PilZ domain-containing protein produces MDINVGDRIILEVSTFGDRFLGLVADLKPDGRLLVFADMPRPVLERLRIDTFALVRYALDGRLLGFNTRVLNLADSHGRLLELAAPSASFDAEERSEPRCTCSFPAFLIHGDTALRGVVEDMSASCTRIRYLDQGPEEFPEEQGKQVRLTFHPFDMNSTGYSVGCRVLKSFMKEGVRYVVLKFNNDEPDARERISGFIEAQVCCSIPRV; encoded by the coding sequence ATGGACATCAACGTCGGAGACCGTATCATCCTCGAAGTGTCGACCTTCGGCGACCGTTTTCTCGGCCTGGTGGCGGACCTGAAGCCCGACGGCAGGCTGCTGGTCTTCGCGGACATGCCGCGCCCGGTGCTGGAGCGGCTTCGGATCGACACCTTCGCCCTGGTGCGTTACGCCCTAGACGGCAGGCTGCTCGGCTTCAACACCCGCGTGCTCAACCTGGCCGACTCCCACGGCAGGCTCCTGGAACTGGCCGCCCCGTCCGCCTCCTTCGACGCGGAGGAGCGCAGCGAACCGCGCTGTACCTGCTCCTTTCCCGCCTTTCTGATCCACGGCGACACGGCTCTGCGCGGCGTGGTCGAGGATATGTCCGCCAGCTGCACCCGCATCCGCTATCTGGACCAGGGGCCGGAGGAGTTTCCCGAGGAGCAGGGAAAGCAGGTGCGGTTGACCTTCCATCCCTTCGACATGAACTCCACCGGTTATTCCGTGGGGTGCCGGGTGCTCAAGTCCTTCATGAAGGAGGGCGTTCGGTACGTGGTGCTGAAGTTCAACAACGACGAACCGGATGCCCGCGAGCGGATATCCGGTTTCATCGAGGCCCAGGTCTGTTGTTCCATCCCCAGGGTATAG
- a CDS encoding NAD(P)/FAD-dependent oxidoreductase: MPDTLYDVVILGSGPGGLQAAIHASRKKARTLMLGRMDNSSLYWAHVENYCCQIKISGEEVLKTGRKQAESFGAEFRDEDVLAIEPDGPLFSLKLESGDEIKSKTIILATGSSRNKLNVPGEKELLGKGVSYCVDCDAGFYKGEVVAVAGCRSAAAGGAVALTNFASQVHLYCGELDVNEKLRQQLVETGVVLHEGVTIKEIQGENAVQSVLLDDGSTQAVSGVFIELGAKGVLELTAMLGVRLDENMKYIDADKKQRTNVPGVYAAGDICGPPLQMAKAVGEGCVAGIEAAGYAKKLETA; encoded by the coding sequence ATGCCCGATACACTCTATGACGTCGTCATCCTCGGCTCCGGCCCCGGCGGATTGCAGGCCGCCATTCACGCCTCGCGCAAAAAGGCCCGGACCCTGATGCTCGGGCGCATGGACAACTCCAGCCTGTACTGGGCCCATGTGGAGAACTACTGCTGCCAGATCAAGATCTCCGGCGAAGAGGTCCTCAAGACCGGTCGCAAGCAGGCCGAGAGCTTCGGCGCTGAATTCCGTGACGAGGACGTGCTGGCCATCGAGCCGGACGGACCGCTCTTCTCCCTGAAGCTCGAATCCGGCGACGAGATCAAGTCCAAGACCATTATCCTGGCCACCGGGTCCAGCCGCAACAAGCTCAACGTGCCCGGCGAAAAGGAACTGCTCGGCAAGGGCGTGAGCTACTGCGTGGATTGCGACGCGGGCTTCTACAAGGGCGAGGTCGTGGCCGTGGCAGGCTGCCGCAGCGCGGCGGCGGGCGGGGCCGTGGCCCTGACCAATTTCGCGAGCCAGGTGCACCTCTACTGCGGGGAGCTGGACGTCAACGAAAAGCTCCGCCAGCAGCTCGTCGAAACCGGCGTGGTCCTGCACGAAGGGGTGACCATCAAGGAGATCCAGGGGGAAAACGCGGTTCAGTCCGTGCTTCTGGACGACGGCTCGACTCAAGCCGTGAGCGGCGTGTTCATCGAGCTGGGCGCCAAGGGCGTGCTGGAGCTGACCGCCATGCTCGGCGTGCGTCTGGACGAGAACATGAAGTACATCGACGCCGACAAGAAGCAGCGCACCAACGTCCCCGGCGTCTACGCCGCGGGCGACATCTGCGGCCCGCCCCTCCAGATGGCCAAGGCCGTGGGCGAGGGCTGCGTGGCGGGCATCGAAGCCGCAGGCTACGCCAAGAAGCTCGAAACGGCTTAG
- a CDS encoding sterol desaturase family protein, which yields MILFEVLLNGCALFNHANLRLPLDADRKLRLFLVTPDMHRVHHSTDMREANRNFGFTVPFWDRLFGTYKDQPDLGHDRMRIGLNIFRDPQYGGLLNMLTIPFR from the coding sequence GTGATCCTGTTCGAGGTCCTGCTCAACGGCTGCGCCCTGTTCAACCACGCCAACCTGCGCCTGCCGCTCGATGCGGACCGCAAGCTCCGGCTGTTCCTGGTCACTCCGGACATGCACCGGGTCCACCACTCCACCGACATGCGCGAGGCCAACCGCAACTTCGGGTTCACGGTGCCCTTCTGGGACCGGCTCTTCGGGACCTACAAGGACCAGCCCGACCTGGGCCACGACCGCATGCGCATCGGCCTGAACATCTTCCGCGATCCGCAATACGGCGGGCTGCTCAACATGCTGACCATCCCATTCCGCTGA